From one Rhodovulum sp. ES.010 genomic stretch:
- the nifN gene encoding nitrogenase iron-molybdenum cofactor biosynthesis protein NifN, whose amino-acid sequence MARLTRPRRALSTNPLKTSAPLGAAMAYLGIERAVPLFHGAQGCTAFAMVHMVRHFREAIPLQTTAMNEVSTILGGADQIEAAIGNLQKKATPKFIGIASTALTETRGEDIKGELAGIMGRGDFGDLKVVYAATPDFEGAMEDGWATAVTAIIDALVPEIDPVGRDAALRQVNILPAAYLTPAEIDEITRLVRAFGLKPIVLPDLSGSLDGHLAEDWSGASLGGTPVDDIPAMARSAVTFAIGESMAGAARLLGERGHMPVQVFPALTGLRAVDAFVSALMGVAGVADAPPAIRRDRARLQDAMLDAHFQTGGLKYAIAADPDLAHALSSALAGMGAEAVACVITSAANPVVDLIPAEEAVLGDLGDLEEVARSGGAQLLISHAHARHAAAATGLPLVRAGFPINDRLGAQDACRVGYRGTRAFLFEVANAVLAHPHAPRPEEFGAAPIDPEFEHDRPQTAPH is encoded by the coding sequence ATGGCCCGCCTGACCCGCCCGCGCCGCGCGCTGTCCACCAACCCGCTGAAGACCAGCGCGCCGCTGGGCGCGGCCATGGCCTATCTGGGCATCGAGCGCGCGGTGCCGCTGTTCCACGGCGCGCAGGGCTGCACCGCCTTCGCGATGGTCCACATGGTGCGCCATTTCCGCGAGGCGATCCCGCTGCAGACCACCGCGATGAACGAGGTCTCCACCATCCTGGGCGGGGCCGACCAGATCGAGGCGGCCATCGGCAACCTCCAGAAGAAGGCGACCCCGAAATTCATCGGCATCGCCTCGACCGCGCTGACCGAAACCCGCGGCGAGGACATCAAGGGCGAACTGGCCGGGATCATGGGCCGGGGCGATTTCGGCGACCTCAAGGTCGTCTACGCCGCCACCCCCGATTTCGAGGGCGCGATGGAGGATGGCTGGGCCACGGCGGTGACCGCCATCATCGACGCGCTGGTGCCCGAGATCGACCCCGTCGGCCGCGACGCGGCTCTGCGCCAGGTCAACATCCTGCCCGCCGCCTACCTGACGCCCGCCGAGATCGACGAGATCACCCGGCTGGTCCGCGCCTTCGGGCTGAAACCCATCGTCCTGCCGGACCTGTCGGGGTCGCTCGACGGGCACCTGGCCGAGGACTGGTCGGGCGCCTCGCTGGGCGGCACGCCCGTCGACGACATCCCAGCCATGGCGCGCTCCGCCGTCACCTTCGCCATCGGCGAAAGCATGGCCGGGGCCGCGCGCCTGCTGGGCGAACGCGGCCACATGCCGGTGCAGGTCTTCCCCGCGCTGACCGGGCTCAGGGCGGTGGATGCCTTCGTCTCGGCGCTGATGGGGGTGGCGGGGGTGGCCGACGCGCCCCCCGCGATCAGGCGCGACCGCGCGCGGCTGCAGGACGCGATGCTGGACGCGCATTTCCAGACCGGCGGGCTGAAATACGCCATCGCCGCCGATCCCGACCTGGCCCATGCGCTGTCCTCCGCCCTGGCGGGGATGGGCGCCGAGGCGGTCGCCTGCGTCATCACCTCGGCCGCCAACCCGGTGGTCGACCTGATCCCCGCCGAGGAGGCCGTGCTGGGCGACCTGGGCGACCTGGAAGAGGTTGCGCGCAGCGGCGGGGCGCAACTGCTCATCAGCCACGCCCATGCCCGCCACGCCGCCGCCGCGACCGGCCTGCCGCTGGTCCGCGCGGGCTTTCCGATCAACGACAGGCTCGGCGCGCAGGATGCCTGCCGCGTCGGCTATCGCGGCACCCGCGCCTTCCTCTTCGAGGTGGCCAACGCGGTCCTCGCCCATCCCCACGCCCCGCGCCCCGAGGAGTTCGGCGCCGCCCCCATCGACCCGGAGTTCGAGCATGACCGCCCGCAGACTGCGCCTCATTGA
- a CDS encoding iron-sulfur cluster assembly scaffold protein, with product MLDYSPTLTDHFLNPRNRGPLEDANALGEAGAVRTGDALRLMLRIEGATIRAARFETTGGGPEIAAASALTELLDGKSLAEARGITAGYIETVLGGLPAAERSAARVAAEALAAALRDHAQPPAFRAARGARAARPPAIAPLKPAAPSAAAAAPADEIRAVEDVLAGMRPRFRADGGDVSLVDIAGPRVRVRLSGTCSGCQLAGLTLGGLQQRLAEALGRAVLVVPVPAR from the coding sequence ATGCTCGACTATTCGCCCACGCTCACCGACCATTTCCTGAACCCCCGCAACCGCGGCCCGCTGGAGGACGCCAACGCGCTCGGCGAGGCGGGCGCGGTGCGCACCGGCGACGCGCTGCGGCTGATGCTGCGGATCGAGGGCGCCACGATCCGCGCCGCCCGGTTCGAGACCACCGGCGGCGGCCCGGAAATCGCCGCCGCCTCGGCCCTGACCGAACTGCTGGACGGCAAGAGCCTGGCCGAGGCCCGCGGGATCACCGCCGGCTATATCGAGACGGTGCTCGGCGGGCTGCCCGCGGCCGAGCGCTCCGCCGCCCGCGTCGCCGCCGAGGCGCTTGCCGCCGCGCTGCGCGACCACGCCCAGCCGCCGGCCTTCCGCGCCGCGAGGGGCGCGCGCGCGGCCCGGCCGCCGGCCATCGCGCCGCTGAAACCCGCGGCGCCGTCCGCGGCCGCCGCCGCCCCCGCGGACGAGATCCGCGCGGTCGAGGACGTGCTGGCGGGGATGCGGCCGCGCTTCCGCGCCGATGGCGGCGACGTCAGCCTTGTCGACATCGCCGGGCCGCGGGTCCGTGTCCGCCTCTCGGGCACCTGTTCGGGCTGCCAGCTGGCCGGGCTCACGCTCGGCGGGCTTCAGCAGCGGCTGGCCGAGGCGCTGGGCCGCGCCGTTCTGGTCGTGCCCGTGCCCGCCCGCTGA
- the nifX gene encoding nitrogen fixation protein NifX, translating to MSSETPLKIAIATNDMEHLDAHFGSARKFAVYEVTTQATRMVEVLDFGAVTDRQGRHASVDDRITPKVEALSGCALLFVLAIGGPSAAKVVRAGIHPIKRKDPQPIAEVLAQTREMLNGTPPPFLRKALGRPRPDFAADDAGEIVE from the coding sequence ATGAGCAGCGAAACGCCCCTGAAGATCGCCATCGCCACCAACGACATGGAGCATCTCGACGCCCATTTCGGCTCGGCCCGGAAATTCGCCGTCTACGAGGTGACGACGCAGGCCACGCGGATGGTCGAGGTGCTGGATTTCGGCGCGGTCACGGACCGGCAGGGGCGGCACGCGTCGGTCGATGACCGGATCACGCCCAAGGTCGAGGCGCTCTCGGGCTGCGCGCTGCTCTTCGTGCTGGCGATCGGCGGGCCGTCCGCGGCCAAGGTGGTGCGCGCCGGCATCCACCCGATCAAGCGCAAGGACCCGCAGCCCATCGCGGAGGTGCTCGCCCAGACCCGGGAGATGCTGAACGGCACGCCGCCCCCCTTCCTGCGCAAGGCGCTGGGCCGGCCGCGGCCCGATTTCGCCGCCGACGACGCCGGGGAGATCGTCGAATGA
- a CDS encoding NifX-associated nitrogen fixation protein, which yields MSAAPETLPRGGAVPDSAFLAQLVAVIRAEDSYGAWEDKTDAELLAEYIVTKEERREIPIIGDPDPDLLWRVEKFYDAIALLLERRTGAMAAQMSKIHHEGFGRIVLLSGRLVVLSKHVRDIHRFGFESYARLAEAGERMTEDAAAMVARFPGAARA from the coding sequence ATGAGCGCCGCGCCCGAAACCCTGCCCCGCGGCGGCGCGGTCCCCGACAGCGCCTTCCTCGCGCAGCTCGTCGCGGTGATCCGCGCCGAGGACAGCTACGGCGCCTGGGAGGACAAGACCGATGCCGAGCTGCTGGCCGAGTATATCGTGACGAAAGAGGAACGCCGCGAGATCCCGATCATCGGCGACCCCGACCCGGACCTGCTGTGGCGGGTCGAGAAGTTCTACGACGCGATCGCGCTGCTGCTGGAAAGACGCACCGGCGCGATGGCCGCGCAGATGTCGAAGATCCACCACGAGGGGTTCGGCCGCATCGTGCTGCTGTCGGGGCGCCTCGTCGTGCTGTCGAAACATGTCCGCGATATCCACCGCTTCGGGTTCGAAAGCTACGCCCGGCTCGCCGAGGCGGGCGAGCGCATGACCGAGGACGCGGCCGCGATGGTCGCGCGCTTCCCCGGCGCCGCCCGGGCCTGA
- the nifE gene encoding nitrogenase iron-molybdenum cofactor biosynthesis protein NifE encodes MSDALKQTREDAFHEPACATNRAKSAAARKTGCAKPLTPGAAAGGCAFDGAMITLQPIVDVAHLVHAPLACSGNSWDNRGSASSGPMLYKTGFTTDLTELDIVMGHGEKKLYRAIREIVEKHAPPAVFVYATCVTAMIGDDIHAVCKAATQAFGTPAIPVDVPGYAGSKNLGCKLGGEMMFRHVIGTQEPARTTACDINIMGDYNLSGELWQVKPLLDRLGIRILGSLSADARYAQVAQMHRARVTMLVCSHALLGLARKMEEKYGIPYFEGSFYGISDTSEALRTMCRMLVERGADADLIDRCEALIAEEEAKVRAALAPLKPRVEGRRVLLYTGGHKSWSVVSALQELGIEVVGTSVRKATEADKARVARIMGTEAHMYENMAPKDMYATLKDSGADILMSGARSQFVALKARTPWIDVNQEKHEPYAGYMGMVDLVRAIDRSVNNPMWADVRAKAPWEEARAFGGLRPRVKDRCPVSGFANDPTDIEER; translated from the coding sequence ATGTCCGACGCCTTGAAGCAGACCCGAGAGGACGCGTTCCACGAACCGGCCTGCGCCACCAACCGCGCCAAATCGGCCGCCGCGCGCAAGACCGGCTGCGCCAAGCCGCTGACCCCGGGCGCGGCGGCGGGGGGCTGTGCCTTCGACGGGGCGATGATCACGCTCCAGCCCATCGTCGACGTGGCCCACCTGGTGCATGCGCCCTTGGCCTGCAGCGGCAATTCCTGGGACAACCGCGGCTCGGCCTCCTCGGGGCCGATGCTTTACAAGACGGGTTTCACCACCGATCTGACGGAACTCGACATCGTCATGGGGCATGGCGAGAAGAAGCTCTACCGCGCGATCCGCGAGATCGTGGAGAAACACGCCCCCCCCGCCGTCTTCGTCTATGCGACCTGCGTGACCGCGATGATCGGCGACGACATCCACGCCGTCTGCAAGGCCGCGACGCAAGCCTTCGGCACCCCCGCGATCCCGGTCGACGTGCCGGGCTATGCCGGGTCCAAGAACCTGGGCTGCAAGCTGGGCGGCGAGATGATGTTCCGCCACGTGATCGGCACGCAGGAGCCCGCGCGCACCACCGCCTGTGACATCAACATCATGGGCGATTACAACCTGTCGGGCGAACTCTGGCAGGTGAAACCGCTGCTGGACCGGCTGGGCATCCGCATCCTCGGCTCGCTGTCCGCGGACGCGCGCTATGCCCAGGTCGCGCAGATGCACCGGGCGCGGGTGACCATGCTGGTCTGCTCGCACGCGCTGCTGGGCCTCGCCCGCAAGATGGAGGAAAAATACGGCATCCCCTATTTCGAGGGGTCGTTCTACGGCATTTCCGACACTTCCGAGGCTTTGCGCACCATGTGCCGGATGCTGGTCGAGCGGGGCGCGGATGCGGATCTCATCGACCGTTGCGAGGCGCTGATCGCCGAGGAGGAGGCGAAGGTCCGCGCGGCGCTGGCGCCGCTGAAGCCCCGCGTTGAGGGCCGGCGGGTGCTGCTCTACACCGGCGGGCACAAGAGCTGGTCCGTGGTCTCGGCCCTGCAGGAGCTGGGCATTGAGGTCGTCGGCACCAGCGTGCGCAAGGCCACCGAGGCCGACAAGGCCCGCGTCGCCCGGATCATGGGCACCGAGGCGCACATGTATGAAAACATGGCGCCCAAGGACATGTATGCCACGCTCAAGGACTCGGGGGCCGACATCCTGATGTCGGGGGCGCGCAGCCAGTTCGTCGCGCTCAAGGCGCGCACCCCCTGGATCGACGTGAACCAGGAAAAGCACGAACCCTATGCCGGCTACATGGGCATGGTCGATCTGGTGCGCGCGATCGACCGGTCGGTGAACAACCCGATGTGGGCGGATGTCCGCGCCAAGGCGCCCTGGGAGGAAGCGCGCGCCTTCGGCGGCCTGCGCCCGCGGGTGAAGGACCGCTGCCCGGTCTCGGGCTTCGCCAACGACCCCACCGATATCGAGGAGCGCTGA
- a CDS encoding iron-sulfur cluster assembly accessory protein, whose amino-acid sequence MIQITQAARDAMASAIEGAGQPVAGLRLMVQSGGCAGLQYAMALELSREETDAVVEADGVTLLVDPDSQGYLVGTTIDFVTGLEGSGFVFDNPNATAGCGCGKSFC is encoded by the coding sequence ATGATCCAGATCACCCAAGCCGCACGCGACGCCATGGCCAGCGCCATCGAGGGGGCGGGACAGCCCGTTGCCGGGCTCCGGCTGATGGTGCAGTCGGGCGGCTGCGCCGGGCTGCAATACGCCATGGCGCTCGAACTCAGCCGCGAGGAGACCGACGCCGTGGTCGAGGCCGACGGCGTCACCCTGCTGGTCGATCCCGACAGCCAGGGCTACCTCGTGGGCACCACGATCGACTTCGTGACCGGCCTCGAGGGATCGGGTTTCGTCTTCGACAACCCCAACGCCACGGCCGGTTGCGGTTGCGGCAAGTCCTTCTGCTGA
- the fdxB gene encoding ferredoxin III, nif-specific: MPITATTRGGTEYTPEFLIGIDIGKCIGCGRCYKVCARDVLTLKGVTDEAMIVDVDDEDYEDEIERKVMVIADANDCIGCGACARVCPSGCQTHAPAEAA; the protein is encoded by the coding sequence ATGCCCATCACGGCCACCACCCGCGGCGGCACCGAATACACGCCGGAATTCCTGATCGGGATCGACATCGGGAAATGCATCGGCTGCGGCCGCTGCTACAAGGTCTGCGCGCGCGACGTGCTCACGCTCAAGGGCGTAACCGACGAGGCCATGATCGTCGATGTCGACGACGAGGACTACGAGGACGAGATCGAGCGCAAGGTGATGGTGATCGCCGATGCGAACGACTGCATCGGCTGCGGCGCCTGCGCCCGCGTCTGCCCCTCGGGCTGCCAGACGCACGCCCCCGCCGAGGCGGCCTGA
- a CDS encoding DUF1810 domain-containing protein — MPDLTRFLTAQSTTFPTALAELRAGRKATHWMWFVFPQLASLGRSATAKRYGIADLDEARDYLAHPVLGPRLTEAARAVLAHAGTPPEAILGATDALKLRSSATLFDAAGGGPEFRALLDAFYDGAPCPLTLRELGR, encoded by the coding sequence ATGCCCGACCTCACCCGCTTCCTCACCGCCCAATCCACCACCTTCCCCACGGCGCTGGCCGAGCTTCGGGCGGGGCGGAAGGCGACGCATTGGATGTGGTTCGTCTTCCCGCAACTGGCCAGCTTGGGCCGCTCCGCCACGGCGAAGCGGTACGGGATCGCGGATCTCGACGAGGCGCGGGACTATCTCGCGCATCCGGTGCTGGGGCCGCGCCTCACCGAGGCCGCCCGTGCCGTGCTGGCCCATGCGGGCACGCCCCCCGAGGCGATCCTCGGGGCGACCGACGCGCTCAAGCTGCGGTCCTCGGCCACGCTGTTCGACGCGGCGGGCGGCGGGCCCGAGTTCCGGGCGCTGCTCGACGCCTTTTACGACGGCGCCCCCTGCCCGCTGACGCTGCGGGAGCTGGGGCGCTAG